CGTTGGCGATCGATTTCCGATTTTCTGTTCGTGCTATTTTTCATTCAGATTCCCAATTGAAGGGGAGTTGGGGAATCGACTGCGTAACTTCTGACCGAGATATATTTAACACTGCTTTTCTCTTGCGACCAAATCGGCAACTGATTCACCTTTTGTAGCGTTAAATCTACATATTTCATGCCTTTCTCGCCAACTATCTCCATACCAAAATAGCCTTCTGCACCATCATGTTCGTGCGGTCCGCTCGAATGTACCGTATAACGACCCTGCCTGACAGCCTGATTAAACGGCGAACCTACCGTTCCAATCCAGCGAGAGGGAAAAATAATTCTGCCAATATCCTCTACCCAGTCTCGTTGACCTTGTAAATGATAAATCTGGTCAGCCGTGTTAAAACCATCTGTGCCACCAAACACACCTCCAATCGAGACAACTGCAATTTGAGTGTTTGGCAGCCATCGAGCGAGATATGGAGTTGCGGCAAGGGCAACTTGAGCGCCACCACTCGTCCCCATCAATAGAATCTTAATTGGTTGCTGAGAGGTTTGGGATAAGGGGTGAGCTGCTTGCATCCGGTCAACGATCGCGTTAGCAATCCCCAAGTTATAGACTTTTCCATAGCGATCGTCGGCAGAAATCGCAAAACGCCAGAGGTTGCGAATTTTTATTAATACATCCGCCACACCATACCAACCTTTAGCCTCGTCTGCAAAACGCCACAAGGGAGCTAAAAAGCGCTCTCCCCCCAAACTTTCATTTGCGGCTGAATAGGGAAAGACATCGCGTACGGTAACGCAGTTAGGATGCGCTTGTTCGAGACGGTTGAGAAAGACTTCTTCCCCAGGTAATAGCTGGTTAGCAGAAAAATCTCCCACACCTGTTAAAAAGACAATGTAACAATTTATATTTGCCGACTGCGCCTGAGAATTTGAACTGCCACTCAATCGCAATTGCTTATCTGGCTTTGGTTTTAGCCCCAAACTCTCCACTTCTTGAGATAGCCACCAAACCAAAGTTCCCACGGGTGAGAACATGCCCCAAATCAAAAGTATAATTCCCGCTAGAACTAGCAGTCTTAAGCTTCCGCTCCGCAGCCAATTGACAAACCTCACCATAAGATCGATTGGAATTGGTAATTGGTAGTTGGTAGTTGGTAGTTGGTAGTTGCGAATGACCATTAACCATTCACTACTCACTTTTCAAGGAATTTAAAGTGCGCGATCGAAATAGCAATCTTTGGAGTTTACTACGGGAAGCACTAACTTTAGACCCTAATTTTTACGAACATATTCCGATCAACGCGAAAAACCGCCGCTTCGCCCAAATAGTGGTTGTTCTTGCAGCCATCTCCTACTCGCTTGGTAGTGCTGTGATTTTTTTAATCAACCGAATTCCCCTACCGTTGTTAATTTTGAGGCTCTTGGGCAGTGGGATCGGTGTCGTCATCGGCTACTACTTTTGGACTTTGACGATTTGGAAAATTGGTGACTGGTTTAAACCAAATCACGTAACTTATCGAGCGCTGATGATTCCTCTAGGCTTGGCTTACGCCCCCCAAGCTCTCAACTTTTTAACCCTGATTCCTCTATTGGGTCAACCAATTGAGCGAATTCTAGCCGTGTGGAGTTTGCTAGCGGCAATTGTAGCAGTCCGCCAAGGTCTAGATATTTCCCCTGGTTGGGCGATCGCAATCTGTTTAATCGGTTGGATACCGCTTCAAATGACAATCGGTCTAGTCAGAGCGATCGCTTGAGAAGTCAAAAGTCAAAAGTTAAAAGTCAAAAATTAGGAGTCAGGAGTCAGGAGTAATTCTCCCTCAGCTGGGCGACTCTCTCTTCCCCGGCTCCCGGCTCCCGGCTCCCGGCTCACTGTTCCTGGGTTTTTTCCTGTCGTTCGTCTGAGATTGCTTGTTTAATTTCTGGGCTGTCGAGTAACTCTTTTGCCATATCCATGAACTTGAGACTGTCTGGGTGGATTGACTGTCGCCGCAAAATGGGAATTTCCTCATTAGAAGCATCGTTGTTTGCTGGACGGTCTGCATCTGAGTACATAATTCCTAACTTGAACTCGCCTTTTCAAAAATTGTATCGAGTTTGTCTCTATATTGCGATCGCAATTGAAGTAGAACACTGCGATCGCAATTGAAGTAGAACACTGCGATCGCAATTTCGATAGAAAGCCATAAAGCTTACGCCTGCACCCGAAAATCGTGGATCGACCACCAAGCTTTTTTCTCTTGTTTGTTGACAACGCGAATATAGCGACCTCTCACAGGAGAATTTAAGCCGATCCTCGTCACGGGAGAACCTAGACCTTGATATACTGGTTTGCCAAATTGGTTGGGATTGTTACCTACATAAACCTCAAATCTTGTCAAGTAATCGTCTCCTGAAGATCCTGCATTCATGACGATCTCTCTAACTGTTTGGGGCGATCGCATATCGACTTGAAACCAATCGCCATTTGCGATCGCATCTCCACTGGTATAGCGCGTATCTGAATTGCGATCGATTGCCATATCTGGCGCTTCTCGATCCCAAGTACCTTTGCGGCTGGCTGAGGCTTGCCAGTTACGCGAATTTAATTCATTTTTGCCCACAACCGTTCTTTCAGTTCCAGCACGATAAACTAAAAATTCGGCAAACGACCAATCGGGCTTTGACTTTTTCGCAAATCTTTGAGGGACAATTCTGATATACCTAGCTTTTTGCGTCGGAAAAGACACTTGCATTCGTGCCATTGCATTTCCTTTGACACTGGCAACCAACTTTCCTTTTGACTTTGCCGTATTAGAGACATAGACCTGATAGTCTCGTAAAAAACTACTAGCGGCTTTGCGAGAATCCATCACGATTCTATTGAACGACTGCGACGAACCCAGATCGACAGCAAACCAATTACTAGAACTTGCATTGGCGATCGCAAATTGCGTCCGAAAGTCATTGTCAATTGCAGCTGCGGCATTTCCTCCCGAACTACTTGCTTTCCAAGCAAAACGATTCAGTTCAATTCCTCGTTTCGGTTCGGAGAGATTATGGGAATCGTCCCACACTTGTTCGCCCAACCAAGTTAAATTCGTCGGGCGACTGCCATTTGTTTTATTAACACTATCGCCACTCGCCCCACCCGTATCGGACGTTGCTAGTGCGTTCCAATCCCATGCCCAATAATGCCATACGAGTCTGCCAATGCCACGCTTTTTTGCCACTGCCAAAGATATACGGGCGGCTTCCGTCACGTCTAAATCTGCTTGTGAATTGCCTGTAGTGGCAGCATACTCGCCAATAATCATTGCCAATCCTTTTTTCTGGACGCGATCGACAAAATTATCGAGTTTATTTAAATTCCAATTCCAATTAACATAAGTATGCAGGCTAAAGACAACTCTTCTTCTCGGATCGGTTTTTAAAAGTTGTTGTCCGTAAGTTAAAAACGCACTGGTAGAGTCTTTAATAAAGTTAGCTTTGGTCGTGCCGTTGCCGTCTTCAGAACCAAAGTTGTAACCATCAACTACAATAATATTATTTGCACCTGCTTTGCGTATATCTTGGATTAGCAGTTTGTGCATGTCATACCAATATTTTTCGACTTTATTTGTTCCCCCTGGTTCGTTCATAATGTTGAACCAGACATAGGGATTATTTTTATAACGAGTGGCAATTTTGCGCCAAAAATTACGTAAATCTTGTAAGGATGGATTGGAATCTTCAGTATAAAAACTACCTGAATGGTCGTGACATTCAAGCATAATTACTGTTCTGGGATTACTGCCAGCATAGGCTTTGACGTATTTATCTATTAGCTTATCGGTGACAAACCAATTCGGATCGCTACCTGGTTTCAGTACTAATGATAGTCTGACGGTATTAAACTTCCAGATATTTTTGATATATTTCACATCTTTGGCACTCGATTGATCTGTCCAAATGCCAATATTTGCTCCTTTCATTACAAACGGCTGTCCGTTAGGAGCAAAAATTTTCGTACCTCTAACAGTAAATTCTTTTGCACTTGCTGCTGGAGAAAATCCAATAAAAACTATGCAGAGGAACGCCAAAACCGATATAAGTGTAAAAGAAATTTTTCTCATGGCGTTACCTATCCTCTGGAAAAGCGCTCGCGCAAAGACACGAAGGCGCTAAGGCTAATCTTTTGCGTCTTTGCGGCTTTGCGCGAGATTAACAAACAGTTGCCATTCTAGCGCTGCCTAGCCAGAGGTGACGATGATTTCAGCACAACTCGTTCGCCATAATTTAACAGCCTTTCAAGAGTAGTCAGGCGGTTTGACCACACGTTGACTTGGTAAGAATTTTCTAACGCTTGCGATCGCATCCAATTTTTAAACTGAGTCTGGAAGCTATTTAAAGCTGTTCTAGCTGCTGCTAAGTTACTGACAGAAGGAGTTTGAGCTAAGCGATCCAAAGCAGTCTCTAAGTTTTGCGATCGAGTATTAAACTCACTCAGTGCCGTCCCCTTCAACCAAAGCCGCTCGTTTGCCAGCAAGAATTGCCACTCTTGGCGCAAATTAACATAACGCGCCGCTGCTGTGTGGAAAGGCTGACGATAAGGGACTGGTGCAGTCACTTTGACTTTTGTGCCTTGGGTGTTGTGAAAAACTTGCTGGAGTTCATCGTTGAGGTTTTCAACAGCAAAAAGGGCGTAGCCGCTCCCGGGTAAGTCTCTAACGAGCTGAATTTGGTCGAATGCACCCATAGTTGGTAAGTTCAGCAAGCGAATTCCTGGCAACAGCAAAGCCGAACCGAGTTTGCTAGAGGTAATCCAGGGTTGGGCGAGGCGCTGAAAACGGTAGGAATCTAGAGCATAAGTCATCGGCACGATCAAATCTACATCGCCGCGATTTGCCCAGACTTCCCAGTGTTGCTGTAACTTATGGGTGCGATCGTGTTCTGATAGAGGAAAGACAGCCACAGACATCACCAAGTTAGGGCGCTTTTGCTTCAAGTAGCGGGAAGCTTGAGCGACAAAACCATCGATTTGTTGCGTGCGAAACTGCGTCCACCTTTGCCATAAATCGCGATCGCTTGGTTTAATTGTCGTTGGGTCTACGCCCGTCAGTTGTTGAAACTGCTGCCTGGCGGCAATTCCGTAACCATAAGTCCGGTCGGCGCTGGGGTCTTGGAAAGGATAGCGGATGTAGTCTAGTTGCAAACCATCCACGTTGTAGCGGCTGACAATTTCTTCGTAAAGCCGTAATAAATATTGTCTGGCGGCGGGGTTGGCTGGGTCTAAAAATGGCTTACCTTGACCGGGCGGAAATAAACTCCCGCGATTATCGTAACTCGCCCACTCGGGATGAGCGGCAATGACGGGTCCTGGATAATCTGCGGGTAAATTTATCAGCGTATTATGACGCTTGTTGCCTACGGCAAAAGTCCACACCCAGGCATGTAACTCCATATTGCGATCGTGGGCTAACTTCACCGCTGATGCCAACGGGTCCCAGCCTCTAACTAGTGGGTTGGGTTGAGGTGCAACTTGACTGGGATAGATCGGATAGCCAGCATTAACGGTTTCAAAAAAGATTGTATTGATACCAGCAGCGGCGAGACGGTCAAAAATCTTTGCCAATCCTTGCTCCGAACCCGCACGAATAATACTACCTCGGTCTAGCCACATCGCCCGAATTTCTGGTTGAGCCGCGTACTGTTCGACGGGGTAGTTTTGCCATAGTAGTGCTTGTGCTTTGTGCCATTGCTGACGCGCCCCCGCAAAGTCCTTTTGGGCGATCGCCTGGGGTAAAGTTTTGGCAATTGCTTTCGCCTCTGCCACTGCCCTAGCTGCCGATTCTGGTAACGTACCCACAAAGGAGCCAGTTGTCGCTACAGCGGTTGTTTCAGAGTTAGTTAGCTGTGCCGTTGCATTATCATTCATGCTGCTACTAAAAGCACGAGCTGCTAACTGAGCGCTTTCAAATCTGCCAATCAGATTATCTAACTCTTGTTTAAGCGCAAATGCCTGTACCCCATCTAAACCTGGTGGGGCAATTCGTTCGATCGCCTCATCTGCTGGTAGTTTGTTGTTGGTAATTGGTGATTGGTGATTGGTAATTGGTAATTGGTGATTGGTAATTGGTGAATTCTTCTCTGTCCCTCTGCTCCCTTGTCCCCCTTGTCCCCCTTGTCCCCCTTGTCCCCCTTGCTCCCTGCTCCCTGCCACCGCACTACTACAATTCTGCGGCGCTACCGTAGCCGACTCAGGCAAGGAAATATACTGACTTAAAGACGCTCTCAACCAAGCGCGATCGAAGTCTCCTGGTGATACGTGACTCGAACCCCAACGCCAACCTAAAACCGTGGCGCGATCGCTTTTGACGACTGCGGCTTGATTTATTTGTGACTGCCAAATCGCGATCGGTCTACTATTCACACCAGTAGGAATTACAACTCCTCCCTGCACCAAACCATCATTTCCGGCTGGCTCCAGCCAATCTTTACTATTACCCTGTAAGGTTTGTAAGTTATTGGGAGCATCTAGAGGAAATCCCCAGTACGCGCCTAAAAGCGAACTCAAGAGCTGGCGTACCCCCGGCTGACTCGTACTTCCAACAGCACCACTGGCTATGACTTTACCACCTCGGCTCATCCATGCTTCTAAGGCAAGTGCTTGGTTAAAGTCAATATTCTCTACGTTAGGTAGAAAGATAACAGAGCGATCGCTCAAATCGCTGGCATTTTTGACAGCAGCTAAATCGACGACGCAATAATTGACTCCTGCTGCTTGCAAGCGCGCAGAAATATCCATCCACTGAGCTGCATTATCATCGCTTTTAACTACAGCTAAAACTGCGGGTTCTTCTGCGGCTGTAGCAGGTAAATAGAAGGCAAGAGGCAAAAGTAGAGACGTTACTAGCGTCTCTATTAAAAAATTCACAGACCTAGCCCTTACCAGGGTTGGTAAGAAAGCAAAAATATCAAAATTTTTAGACATTACTTAATACAAGTATCGATGAGTTCCTCAACTCCCCTGACTGGGAGAATTGGGATATTTAATTTATGAGATAACTCTTCTATTGTCATATCATCCAAAAAACAGTTTTCGCCATACTTCAGCATCACGGCAGGCAGTATGACCGCGTTACCTAAGTCTTTACCACATAACCCTTCTAATAAATCTTGTCCTGTGAGTAATCCGGTGACAGAAATTTTTTGTCCCCAATAGTGACTACACAGAGCTACCATATCTATCCGCAGCCCATTTACTTGATTTAACTGTTGTAAAATTGGTTGAAACGCTTTTTCTACGGCATTACCAACAACCCAGATAAATCGGCGTGATGGCTCGACTTGCAGCGGAAGATGTTTGGCTGCACTAGCAAAATGTTTTAAAAATAGGCGAATTGAACCCACACCGTTATCGATTTGAGGATAATCTTCATAATGAGATTGCGGTGGTAAATCCTCCCCTGCAACCAAAAACCACTCGTCTGCTAACCAGGCAAAGTTAGTGCCTAACTGCTGGCGAAATTTCTGCTGCAAGGCTTTGACTTGGGCTATGACTTCGGCTGCTTTTTCTGGAGTCACTGGAATTAACTCATCTTCATCTGGACGAAACCGTGTCAAGCCTACTGGTACGACAGCAACAGAAGTAACTGCTGGTACTTCCCCAGGATCGCCAAGATAAAATTTTGCTAAATCGAGCAACGTTCTTTCCAGATGTATGCCATCGTTAATCCCAGGACAAACAACAACTTGAGCGTGAATTTGCAGTCTTCGTTCTCGAAACCATTCAATCTGCTCTAAAATTTGAGCGGCTCTAGGATTTTTTAGCAGCCGCACCCTAACTTCAGGTTCGGTAGCGTGAACTGAGACATACAAAGGAGACAGGCGCATTTGTTCGATTCGCTGCCATTCCTTTTGGGTGAGGTTTGTCAGTGTCAGGTATGAGCCGTAAAGAAAGCTAAGGCGATAGTCATCATCCTTTAGGTATAAACTCTGTCGCTTACCTGGAGGTTGCTGGTCGATAAAACAGAACGGACAGCGATTGTTACACTGAATTAACCCATCGAACAGGGCTGTCTCAAACTCTAGTCCTAAATCTTCGTCGTAGTCTTTCTCAATTTCAACCGTATGAGTTTTACCTGCTGCATCTAAGACATCCAGTTGCAGCACTTCATCAGCACACAAAAACTGATAATCGATTAAGTCACGCGGACGAGTATCGTTGATGGATACGATCGCATCTCCTGGTTCAAAGCCAATCTCAGCAGCGATGGAATCTGGTAAAACCTTGGAAATGCGGGCAGGACGAATAGTGATGTCACTCATGACTAGCGAGAGGGCGATCGCCGTTTGGCTATTAGCTACTCTAAAATTGTCGCTTATATGAGGGAGCAGGGGAGAAGAGAGCTGAGGGAGCCCAGGGAGCTGAGGGAGCCCAGGGAGCTGAGGGAGCAAGAACCATCAACCATCAACCATCAACCAACAACTAAACATTAGATAACACTCCAAATCCGATCGCAGCTAGAATCGCTGCACCAAAGATGAGTCGATACCAAACAAAGATCCAGGTATCCTGAGTTTGGAGAAAACGTAACAACCAAGCGATCGCGAAGTAGGAAAAAATGGCAGATGAAACGACTGCGACAATCAAGTTTAGAATTCCCGCGTTCTCTAGTCCGGCTTCTAAAGCATCTTTCAATTCGACCAGACCTGAGATTGCAATGGCAGGAATACTAAGTAAAAATGAAAATCTAGCGGCTTTGGCTCGCTCTAATCCCAGAAATAGTCCGGCTGTCAGTGTAGAACCAGAACGAGATACGCCTGGAAATAAGGCAAGTGTCTGAGCCAGCCCCATTAATATGCCATCTTTAACTGTAGGTTCGTTAAATTTGCGCTTGCGCTTGCCAAAAATCTCTGCCAGCCCTAACAAACAAGCCATGACGATTGAATACACCGCGATCGCTGCTAAGCTGCGTAAGGGCGATTTGTCATAGCCAGGATAAAAGATTTTGATTAGCAAACCAAAAAATACGATGGGAATCGTACCTAAGACAATACCTAATGCCGTGCCAAATTCTCTGGAATCATAATCTGAGTTAGCGATCGCCTTAGCGGTTCCGGTGACGATTTGCGCTAAGTCTTTCCAGAAGTACCATAGCACTGCGGCAAGACTACCGAGTTGAATCACGGCAGTATAAGCAACGCCAGGATCTCCCCATCCCAGTACGACTGGCACAACTTTCAAATGCGCCGTACTGCTGATTGGTAAAAACTCTGTCAACCCTTGGATGATTCCTAAACCGAAGGATTGCCACAAATTCATTCCAGATCCCTCTACGGCTATATTGGGCTGCACGCCGAGAACCTTAATAGGTACAGCAATTACTGCTGCACAAGCAGCTACACCTACCATCAGAAGTTTAAGCATTTGACGTTTTAATAAAGCCATAGAAATTTAAGGGCTAAGGGGTAGGAGGACAAGGTAGACAAGGGAGACAAGGGGGAACAAGGAAGCAATTCTAGTTCCACCAGCCACCAGCCACTAGTCGCTGTCAACCGTTAACTGTCAACCAACAAACTATACTTTTTCTCGCTACAGCATACCCGCAAACCGCAAATGAGGGGAGGGGTAACTAGAACTTAGAGCGATCGCGTTCACGCTAAATCCAAGATGGTATTTTAACTTGCGATTTACTCAAAATCAGAGCAAAAAATCAAGTTGTGAATTTTCTCCGACTTTTGGGAGTACTCTAAATACAACTATTTCTCAGTAAGTTATTGCAGGTGCTTGGGTTATTGCCGGTTTGCTCTCCTGACTCGTCAAATTCCTAAAACTATTTCTCACTTATATACTTATATAGCGAGTCTAAACAAGTTATGAACAAAATTGGAGATAAGTAGGTAGAATGAAGCTCTAGATGTCAGAGGCTGATGAAAACTAGCGTGAATCCGACTTCTCTAACCAAAACACAACAAATTCAACTCTTAAAAGATTTCATTCAAAGTCACCCAAATGAAAAAGAGATGAGAAGAGCTTTAGCTGTGAAGCTAGCTATGGAAGGTTATGTATATCGACAAATTAGCCAAATCTTAGAAGTTTCTGTAGGATTTATTAGCAAATGGAAACAAGCTTTCGAGTCTGGTGGATTAGCTGCGTTAAGGTCTTCGTATCAAGGAGGAAAAGGTTACTTAACTCAAATTGAAAGGCAAGCGGTAATTCAGTGGCTGGTCGAACAAAAAACTTGGGATATTTCAGACTTAGAGGTGTATCTAATCGAG
This window of the Chroococcidiopsis thermalis PCC 7203 genome carries:
- a CDS encoding glycoside hydrolase family 10 protein, translating into MSKNFDIFAFLPTLVRARSVNFLIETLVTSLLLPLAFYLPATAAEEPAVLAVVKSDDNAAQWMDISARLQAAGVNYCVVDLAAVKNASDLSDRSVIFLPNVENIDFNQALALEAWMSRGGKVIASGAVGSTSQPGVRQLLSSLLGAYWGFPLDAPNNLQTLQGNSKDWLEPAGNDGLVQGGVVIPTGVNSRPIAIWQSQINQAAVVKSDRATVLGWRWGSSHVSPGDFDRAWLRASLSQYISLPESATVAPQNCSSAVAGSREQGGQGGQGGQGGQGSRGTEKNSPITNHQLPITNHQSPITNNKLPADEAIERIAPPGLDGVQAFALKQELDNLIGRFESAQLAARAFSSSMNDNATAQLTNSETTAVATTGSFVGTLPESAARAVAEAKAIAKTLPQAIAQKDFAGARQQWHKAQALLWQNYPVEQYAAQPEIRAMWLDRGSIIRAGSEQGLAKIFDRLAAAGINTIFFETVNAGYPIYPSQVAPQPNPLVRGWDPLASAVKLAHDRNMELHAWVWTFAVGNKRHNTLINLPADYPGPVIAAHPEWASYDNRGSLFPPGQGKPFLDPANPAARQYLLRLYEEIVSRYNVDGLQLDYIRYPFQDPSADRTYGYGIAARQQFQQLTGVDPTTIKPSDRDLWQRWTQFRTQQIDGFVAQASRYLKQKRPNLVMSVAVFPLSEHDRTHKLQQHWEVWANRGDVDLIVPMTYALDSYRFQRLAQPWITSSKLGSALLLPGIRLLNLPTMGAFDQIQLVRDLPGSGYALFAVENLNDELQQVFHNTQGTKVKVTAPVPYRQPFHTAAARYVNLRQEWQFLLANERLWLKGTALSEFNTRSQNLETALDRLAQTPSVSNLAAARTALNSFQTQFKNWMRSQALENSYQVNVWSNRLTTLERLLNYGERVVLKSSSPLARQR
- a CDS encoding cellulase family glycosylhydrolase, yielding MRKISFTLISVLAFLCIVFIGFSPAASAKEFTVRGTKIFAPNGQPFVMKGANIGIWTDQSSAKDVKYIKNIWKFNTVRLSLVLKPGSDPNWFVTDKLIDKYVKAYAGSNPRTVIMLECHDHSGSFYTEDSNPSLQDLRNFWRKIATRYKNNPYVWFNIMNEPGGTNKVEKYWYDMHKLLIQDIRKAGANNIIVVDGYNFGSEDGNGTTKANFIKDSTSAFLTYGQQLLKTDPRRRVVFSLHTYVNWNWNLNKLDNFVDRVQKKGLAMIIGEYAATTGNSQADLDVTEAARISLAVAKKRGIGRLVWHYWAWDWNALATSDTGGASGDSVNKTNGSRPTNLTWLGEQVWDDSHNLSEPKRGIELNRFAWKASSSGGNAAAAIDNDFRTQFAIANASSSNWFAVDLGSSQSFNRIVMDSRKAASSFLRDYQVYVSNTAKSKGKLVASVKGNAMARMQVSFPTQKARYIRIVPQRFAKKSKPDWSFAEFLVYRAGTERTVVGKNELNSRNWQASASRKGTWDREAPDMAIDRNSDTRYTSGDAIANGDWFQVDMRSPQTVREIVMNAGSSGDDYLTRFEVYVGNNPNQFGKPVYQGLGSPVTRIGLNSPVRGRYIRVVNKQEKKAWWSIHDFRVQA
- a CDS encoding YIP1 family protein, producing the protein MRDRNSNLWSLLREALTLDPNFYEHIPINAKNRRFAQIVVVLAAISYSLGSAVIFLINRIPLPLLILRLLGSGIGVVIGYYFWTLTIWKIGDWFKPNHVTYRALMIPLGLAYAPQALNFLTLIPLLGQPIERILAVWSLLAAIVAVRQGLDISPGWAIAICLIGWIPLQMTIGLVRAIA
- a CDS encoding undecaprenyl-diphosphate phosphatase; translated protein: MALLKRQMLKLLMVGVAACAAVIAVPIKVLGVQPNIAVEGSGMNLWQSFGLGIIQGLTEFLPISSTAHLKVVPVVLGWGDPGVAYTAVIQLGSLAAVLWYFWKDLAQIVTGTAKAIANSDYDSREFGTALGIVLGTIPIVFFGLLIKIFYPGYDKSPLRSLAAIAVYSIVMACLLGLAEIFGKRKRKFNEPTVKDGILMGLAQTLALFPGVSRSGSTLTAGLFLGLERAKAARFSFLLSIPAIAISGLVELKDALEAGLENAGILNLIVAVVSSAIFSYFAIAWLLRFLQTQDTWIFVWYRLIFGAAILAAIGFGVLSNV
- a CDS encoding TIGR03279 family radical SAM protein — translated: MSDITIRPARISKVLPDSIAAEIGFEPGDAIVSINDTRPRDLIDYQFLCADEVLQLDVLDAAGKTHTVEIEKDYDEDLGLEFETALFDGLIQCNNRCPFCFIDQQPPGKRQSLYLKDDDYRLSFLYGSYLTLTNLTQKEWQRIEQMRLSPLYVSVHATEPEVRVRLLKNPRAAQILEQIEWFRERRLQIHAQVVVCPGINDGIHLERTLLDLAKFYLGDPGEVPAVTSVAVVPVGLTRFRPDEDELIPVTPEKAAEVIAQVKALQQKFRQQLGTNFAWLADEWFLVAGEDLPPQSHYEDYPQIDNGVGSIRLFLKHFASAAKHLPLQVEPSRRFIWVVGNAVEKAFQPILQQLNQVNGLRIDMVALCSHYWGQKISVTGLLTGQDLLEGLCGKDLGNAVILPAVMLKYGENCFLDDMTIEELSHKLNIPILPVRGVEELIDTCIK